In the Chloroflexota bacterium genome, one interval contains:
- a CDS encoding oxidoreductase: MPINLALVGFGMASQVFHAPLIMAEPRLNLHTIVQRSSQSARASYPHAHVVSDLAEVLADPAIELVVIATPNLTHADLAAQALSAGKHVVVDKPFTLNSQQADQLIALAQQQQRVLSVFHNRRWDGDFLTAQAVIQAGWLGRLVSYECHYDRYRPQLKQGAWREQASQGSGILYDLGAHLIDQALVLFGLPQSITAQLAKQREGAQTVDYFDLRLGYAELQVTLKAGMLVRELGPRFSLHGTNGSWIKYGIDPQEVALKAGQAPNSPNWGQEPTTDWGMINTELNGLTLRGTVETIAGKYPAYYRNVAQAIQGEAELIVQANQARSVIRLIELAEQSAAEQRTIGI, from the coding sequence ATGCCGATTAATCTAGCTTTGGTAGGTTTTGGCATGGCCAGCCAAGTGTTTCATGCCCCGCTCATTATGGCCGAACCACGCTTAAATTTACATACGATCGTGCAGCGCAGCAGCCAAAGCGCTCGCGCCAGCTATCCCCATGCTCACGTCGTCAGCGATCTAGCTGAGGTGTTGGCTGATCCAGCGATTGAATTGGTGGTGATTGCCACACCCAATCTAACCCACGCCGACTTAGCAGCTCAAGCCTTGAGTGCAGGCAAACATGTGGTGGTTGATAAGCCCTTTACCCTCAATAGTCAACAGGCTGACCAATTAATTGCCCTCGCTCAACAACAGCAACGCGTGTTGAGTGTCTTTCATAATCGGCGTTGGGATGGCGATTTTCTAACCGCTCAAGCAGTGATTCAGGCTGGCTGGTTGGGGCGTTTAGTCAGCTACGAATGCCATTATGATCGCTATCGACCACAACTAAAACAAGGGGCTTGGCGCGAACAAGCAAGTCAAGGCAGTGGCATTCTCTATGATCTTGGCGCACATTTGATCGATCAGGCCTTGGTGTTATTTGGATTGCCCCAATCGATTACGGCTCAGCTTGCCAAGCAACGCGAGGGTGCGCAAACTGTCGATTATTTTGATCTGCGCTTGGGTTATGCTGAGTTACAAGTCACGCTCAAAGCAGGTATGTTGGTGCGTGAATTGGGGCCGCGCTTCAGTCTCCATGGCACAAACGGCTCATGGATCAAGTATGGCATTGATCCCCAAGAAGTAGCCTTGAAAGCAGGCCAAGCTCCAAATAGCCCAAATTGGGGCCAAGAACCAACAACCGATTGGGGTATGATCAACACGGAGCTGAATGGTTTAACGCTGCGTGGCACAGTTGAAACCATCGCAGGCAAGTATCCGGCCTATTATCGCAATGTGGCGCAAGCCATTCAAGGCGAGGCCGAGCTAATCGTTCAGGCCAACCAGGCTCGAAGCGTGATTCGGCTGATTGAGTTGGCCGAGCAAAGTGCAGCTGAACAACGCACAATCGGCATTTAA
- a CDS encoding ATP-binding protein yields MFKPQAVLLIGLQASGKSSFYVQQFLHSHVRINRDMLRTNHRERSILECCLRIKQAFVIDKMNLEHAQRAAYIQAAHAAGFSVEGYFLQSDLAACLERNRQRTGQQHVPELAIRGSIKRLELPRLDEGFDHLWLVHQLPDHQFQLIAWEEQ; encoded by the coding sequence ATGTTCAAACCCCAAGCGGTGCTTCTAATTGGTTTGCAAGCCAGTGGTAAATCAAGCTTTTATGTGCAGCAATTTCTGCATAGCCATGTGCGAATCAATCGCGATATGCTACGCACCAACCATCGCGAACGCAGCATACTAGAATGTTGTTTGCGCATCAAACAAGCCTTTGTAATCGATAAAATGAACCTTGAGCATGCTCAACGAGCAGCTTATATTCAGGCTGCTCATGCTGCGGGATTTAGCGTTGAAGGTTATTTCTTGCAATCCGATTTGGCTGCTTGTTTAGAACGCAACCGTCAACGCACTGGACAACAGCACGTACCTGAACTGGCCATTCGTGGCTCAATTAAGCGTCTAGAACTGCCGCGATTAGACGAAGGTTTCGATCATTTGTGGCTAGTACACCAATTGCCAGACCACCAATTTCAGCTTATAGCATGGGAGGAGCAATGA
- a CDS encoding VWA domain-containing protein, with product MSTQAMVQLRITPGRPAVAQSNDPQIVYLLVEASPAGIPDADLAIPVNLGFIVDRSSSMRGERLYQVKEACNNVVNQLNRQDYFSVVSFNDRAEVVVPCQRPNDKDQIKRAIGMIEAKGGTEMATGMMMGLQEISRPMMSRGISRMVLLTDGRTYGDESRCVEIARRAQSKGIGITALGIGDEWNEDLLETIASAENSRTEYITNAQQIVNVFSEEIKRLQNVMAHKVEMRFHLHPQAEIRSLFRVRPFIAALTPQLHNETLWRMPLGEWVGREDQIFLLEMVVPPLPAGNQTICRIEMFYEVPSISSQALQTKVDVQLPVRPADQIRPDVDGVVKHWLERTVAYRLQASAWQHVEQGNIEEATKKLRMAGTRLLESGQTDLAQTVQEEATRLLRSGTTSDEGRKRIKYGTRGLVARERGGEQ from the coding sequence ATGAGTACCCAAGCAATGGTTCAACTGCGCATCACCCCTGGGCGGCCAGCAGTTGCCCAAAGTAACGATCCGCAAATTGTTTATTTGTTGGTCGAAGCCTCGCCTGCTGGCATTCCCGATGCCGATTTGGCGATTCCGGTCAACCTTGGTTTTATTGTTGATCGTAGCTCTTCGATGCGCGGCGAACGGCTTTACCAAGTCAAAGAGGCTTGTAATAACGTCGTTAATCAGCTCAATCGCCAAGATTATTTCTCGGTGGTGTCGTTCAACGATCGGGCTGAAGTGGTTGTGCCCTGCCAACGTCCCAACGATAAAGACCAAATTAAACGCGCGATTGGTATGATCGAGGCCAAAGGTGGCACTGAAATGGCCACGGGCATGATGATGGGCTTGCAGGAAATTTCACGCCCCATGATGAGCCGTGGTATCAGCCGTATGGTCTTGTTGACCGATGGCCGTACCTATGGCGATGAAAGCCGCTGTGTCGAAATTGCGCGGCGTGCTCAATCCAAAGGCATCGGAATTACGGCCTTGGGCATTGGCGATGAGTGGAATGAAGATCTGCTCGAAACAATCGCCTCAGCCGAAAACAGCCGCACCGAATATATCACCAATGCTCAGCAAATTGTCAACGTTTTCTCCGAAGAGATCAAACGTTTGCAAAATGTGATGGCACATAAAGTTGAAATGCGCTTCCATCTGCACCCGCAGGCTGAAATTCGTTCGCTGTTTCGGGTGCGCCCATTTATTGCGGCGCTCACCCCACAATTGCACAACGAAACGCTTTGGCGCATGCCACTGGGCGAGTGGGTTGGCCGCGAAGATCAAATCTTTTTACTGGAGATGGTCGTGCCGCCGCTGCCCGCAGGCAATCAAACGATCTGTCGGATCGAGATGTTTTACGAAGTGCCCAGCATCAGTAGCCAAGCTTTGCAAACCAAGGTCGATGTACAATTGCCGGTACGGCCTGCCGACCAAATTCGGCCTGATGTTGATGGCGTAGTCAAACATTGGCTTGAACGTACCGTGGCCTATCGCTTGCAAGCCTCGGCTTGGCAGCATGTTGAGCAAGGCAACATCGAGGAAGCGACTAAAAAGTTACGCATGGCTGGCACGCGCTTGCTCGAATCGGGCCAAACTGATCTCGCCCAAACCGTTCAAGAAGAAGCCACCCGCCTGTTGCGTAGCGGCACTACCAGCGACGAGGGTCGCAAACGGATTAAATACGGCACTCGTGGCTTGGTCGCTCGCGAACGGGGCGGAGAGCAATAG
- a CDS encoding FHA domain-containing protein, producing MIKCPACETENLPGTFFCVDCGSSFLPSRIRETTASLGAATMAGGSGNLVIPPPAPPRDTAIPVLRVVILNSGRKLGFNTNQPIVIGRQDSKGSFYPDIDLSTDGGLEAGVSRRHAIIRIQSGNVCTLEDLGSSNGTFINREKLAANSPKALRHGDEVRLGNILLRIELTSQ from the coding sequence ATGATTAAGTGTCCAGCGTGTGAAACCGAAAATTTACCAGGCACCTTCTTTTGCGTTGATTGTGGCTCGTCGTTTTTGCCTTCGCGCATTCGTGAGACCACCGCCTCACTGGGTGCGGCAACCATGGCGGGTGGCTCTGGTAATTTAGTCATTCCGCCGCCAGCGCCACCGCGTGATACAGCGATTCCGGTGTTGCGGGTGGTGATTCTCAATAGTGGGCGCAAGCTTGGCTTCAACACCAACCAACCAATTGTGATCGGTCGCCAAGACAGCAAGGGTAGTTTTTACCCCGATATTGATCTTTCGACCGACGGCGGTTTAGAGGCTGGCGTTTCGCGTCGCCATGCAATTATCCGCATTCAAAGCGGCAATGTCTGCACACTCGAAGATTTAGGTAGCTCAAATGGCACCTTTATCAACCGTGAAAAGCTGGCGGCTAATAGTCCCAAAGCTTTGCGCCATGGCGATGAAGTTCGTTTGGGCAATATTCTGTTACGAATTGAATTGACTAGCCAATAA
- a CDS encoding guanylyltransferase gives MNFDQLDQLMRVYETINDQSVLPNIWMVARIDGRSFTRLTKDVMNYQRPFDQRFRDAMISTVSHLLDCGFPVLYGYTQSDEISLLLSYRCDVFGRKLRKYCSILAGEASGHFSLAIQQQASFDCRICQLPTNELVHDYFRWRMEDAHRNALNAYCYWTLRDQALDPQTAHMQIAKLSVAKKNELLFQNGINFNDLVAWQKRGVGLYWQTIDHQGFNPQTQMPTITQRRKIHVELELPQREAYIDLLKSLFDR, from the coding sequence ATGAACTTTGATCAACTTGATCAGTTAATGCGCGTTTATGAAACGATCAACGATCAAAGTGTGCTGCCAAATATTTGGATGGTTGCACGGATTGATGGGCGCTCGTTTACCCGCCTAACCAAAGACGTGATGAACTATCAACGCCCATTTGATCAACGCTTTCGTGATGCAATGATTAGCACCGTGAGCCATTTGTTGGATTGTGGCTTTCCTGTGCTTTATGGATATACCCAAAGCGACGAAATTTCGCTGCTTTTGAGTTATCGTTGCGATGTATTTGGCCGTAAATTGCGCAAATATTGCTCGATTTTGGCGGGTGAAGCAAGTGGGCATTTCAGTTTAGCCATTCAACAACAGGCGAGCTTCGATTGTCGAATTTGCCAATTGCCCACCAATGAATTAGTTCATGATTACTTTCGCTGGCGCATGGAAGATGCTCACCGTAACGCACTTAATGCCTATTGCTACTGGACATTACGCGATCAAGCGCTTGATCCACAAACAGCCCATATGCAAATAGCAAAGCTGTCGGTTGCCAAAAAAAATGAGCTACTATTTCAAAATGGCATCAATTTTAACGATCTGGTTGCCTGGCAAAAACGCGGCGTTGGGTTATATTGGCAAACCATCGATCATCAAGGCTTTAATCCACAAACTCAAATGCCAACAATTACCCAACGGCGTAAAATTCATGTTGAGCTTGAATTACCCCAACGCGAAGCCTATATAGATTTACTAAAAAGCCTTTTTGATCGTTAA
- a CDS encoding protein phosphatase 2C domain-containing protein, whose protein sequence is MGFFRKLFGRTSTEPSTLDPASTTTDQSAVAVASPVASEALAETPTEVVAVAATELPTEPLISAEPLAELPAAQTAGAVATERSQKTTAPLDPEQLPERDPDGTNYLGTRDISAAPIVAKAVSTRGLASWAARDIGRIRRNNQDSVYTNLMSLPDGEHDISVGLFVVADGMGGHEGGEIASRRAIETVMIAVLEQMALPAMADEDPGNPLPLLMMSAVQDANTRIWNEAQSRGTDMGTTCTAALLVGDGLYIAHVGDSRLYAMSDGKLRLITADHSTVGRLIAMGQLTEEETRNHPLRNQLYRTVGQHPEIQVDSIYQSLEGISHLLLCSDGLWSMVDDDEMAAIINETPWPQDACQRLIARANLAGGEDNISAVVVSLPPLQGQGALR, encoded by the coding sequence ATGGGATTTTTTCGTAAATTATTCGGGCGTACTTCAACTGAGCCAAGCACGCTTGATCCAGCTTCTACTACAACCGATCAATCAGCTGTTGCTGTCGCTAGCCCGGTTGCTAGCGAGGCATTAGCCGAAACGCCAACCGAGGTTGTTGCGGTTGCAGCAACTGAGCTACCAACCGAGCCATTGATCAGCGCCGAGCCACTTGCCGAATTGCCAGCAGCCCAAACTGCTGGCGCGGTGGCAACTGAGCGTTCGCAAAAAACGACCGCACCACTTGACCCTGAGCAACTGCCTGAGCGCGATCCTGATGGCACGAATTATCTCGGAACCCGCGATATTAGTGCTGCGCCGATCGTTGCTAAAGCGGTCTCAACCCGTGGGCTAGCCAGTTGGGCCGCCCGCGATATTGGCCGCATTCGCCGTAATAATCAAGATAGTGTTTACACAAACTTGATGAGTTTGCCCGATGGCGAGCACGATATCAGCGTGGGCCTGTTTGTGGTTGCCGACGGCATGGGCGGCCATGAAGGCGGCGAAATCGCCTCGCGCCGTGCGATCGAAACCGTGATGATCGCGGTGTTGGAGCAAATGGCCTTGCCAGCAATGGCCGATGAAGATCCTGGTAACCCATTGCCCTTGCTGATGATGAGCGCCGTGCAAGATGCCAACACCCGCATTTGGAACGAAGCTCAATCGCGTGGCACTGATATGGGCACAACCTGCACCGCTGCCTTGTTGGTTGGCGATGGTTTGTATATTGCCCATGTTGGCGATAGCCGCCTATATGCCATGAGCGATGGCAAACTCCGCCTGATCACCGCTGATCATTCCACCGTGGGGCGCTTGATTGCGATGGGCCAATTGACCGAAGAAGAAACCCGCAATCACCCGCTGCGCAACCAACTCTATCGCACCGTTGGCCAACATCCGGAAATCCAAGTCGATTCAATCTACCAAAGCCTTGAGGGTATCAGCCATTTGTTATTGTGTAGCGATGGCTTATGGAGTATGGTTGACGACGATGAGATGGCCGCAATCATCAACGAAACGCCATGGCCGCAAGATGCCTGCCAGCGTTTGATTGCCCGCGCCAACTTAGCCGGCGGCGAAGATAACATTAGCGCGGTGGTTGTTTCATTGCCACCCTTGCAAGGCCAAGGAGCGCTCCGATGA
- a CDS encoding serine/threonine-protein kinase: protein MALIKRGGTSRLTPIDGPDAGSSSGQADDATRTFSPQPTSDDSTRGLDATRTIAPADADSTRGLIAAGNDSTRSIAPPVNPDATRGINQNPDATRGINQNPDATRSVSNRVGSILRNQGVSRVGTEDIRNRAPNPDATRLQQPGAKPAEQSSAQSSSPALKAGTVLEGRYVVEGVLGIGGMSVVYKGRDTRFKDVTRFCAIKEMFQSSLDSQTRLLSLKNFEREAGLLATLNHPAIPKVYDFFEEAGRAYLVMELIEGHDLETVLEKTNGPLEEQQVGRWAIQLCDVLNYLHGHEPEPIIFRDLKPSNIIVTPTDRIVLIDFGIARVFTRTDKKGTMIGTEGYSPPEQYRGIAEARGDVYALGATLHHLLTNVDPRLETPFTFGDRPIRQLNPTVSPEVEAIVMKSLEYDMANRWGSAAEFQSVLLSVPGFAPAGVAVAAPATPAFGAAIRRGGKTAEVLWKFRCEDEVRSSPFVRNGTLYIGCYDTNLYAIDTKRGEFRWKKPTEGGISSTPTVWDDMVIVGSDDGNVYAFDTRAGTQRWVFRTEKPVRSSPRVQDRLVYFGSDDYHLYAVDATNGRQIWRYRGWQWIRSSPCLTSNMVIFGSGDGSIVALDLFKGGIRWKQKLQGGIVSSATANDKMVLVGCMDNNLHALDLEGGWPIWKFRTSHYVNSSPIIIGNRAFVGGIDGNIYAVDLKNGKQVWQYNTGAQIVSSPVADSGRIYIGAADGTVYCLDAGSGTPVWTHTCEGPIVSTPAVVEGVVYIGSMDHQVYALRA from the coding sequence ATGGCGTTAATCAAACGAGGTGGGACATCGCGTTTAACCCCAATCGATGGGCCAGATGCTGGCTCGTCAAGCGGGCAGGCCGATGATGCAACACGTACTTTCTCTCCACAACCAACCAGCGATGACTCGACTCGCGGCTTAGATGCAACCCGCACGATTGCTCCAGCCGATGCCGATTCGACTCGTGGCTTAATCGCTGCGGGCAATGATTCAACTCGCAGCATCGCTCCGCCGGTCAATCCTGATGCCACCCGTGGAATCAACCAAAACCCCGATGCCACCCGTGGAATCAATCAAAATCCTGATGCTACCCGTAGCGTTAGCAATCGAGTTGGCTCAATTTTACGCAATCAAGGGGTTTCACGGGTTGGCACTGAGGATATTCGCAATCGTGCGCCTAACCCTGATGCAACCCGCTTGCAACAGCCTGGAGCCAAACCTGCCGAGCAATCCAGCGCCCAATCGAGTTCACCAGCGCTCAAAGCTGGTACGGTGCTTGAAGGACGTTACGTGGTTGAAGGCGTTTTGGGTATCGGCGGGATGAGCGTGGTCTATAAAGGCCGCGACACTCGTTTTAAAGATGTGACCCGTTTTTGCGCGATCAAAGAGATGTTCCAAAGCTCGCTCGATTCGCAAACCCGTTTATTGAGCTTGAAGAACTTCGAACGCGAAGCTGGTTTGTTGGCTACGCTTAACCATCCAGCCATTCCCAAAGTCTACGACTTCTTTGAGGAAGCAGGCCGCGCCTATCTGGTGATGGAATTAATCGAGGGTCATGATCTCGAAACCGTGCTCGAAAAAACCAACGGCCCCTTGGAAGAGCAACAAGTTGGGCGTTGGGCAATTCAACTCTGCGACGTGCTGAATTATCTGCATGGCCACGAACCTGAGCCAATTATCTTCCGCGACTTAAAACCATCGAATATCATTGTGACTCCAACCGATCGGATTGTGCTGATCGACTTCGGGATTGCGCGGGTCTTTACCCGTACCGATAAAAAAGGCACGATGATTGGCACGGAAGGCTACTCGCCGCCTGAACAATATCGCGGGATTGCCGAAGCGCGTGGCGATGTCTACGCTTTGGGCGCAACTCTGCACCATTTGCTAACCAACGTTGACCCACGTTTGGAAACCCCGTTTACCTTCGGCGATCGCCCGATTCGCCAATTGAATCCAACCGTTTCGCCAGAGGTTGAAGCGATTGTGATGAAATCGCTGGAATACGATATGGCCAATCGCTGGGGTTCGGCGGCTGAATTCCAATCAGTTTTGTTGAGCGTGCCAGGCTTTGCACCCGCTGGGGTAGCAGTGGCAGCACCAGCAACTCCCGCATTTGGGGCAGCCATTCGCCGTGGCGGCAAAACTGCCGAGGTGCTTTGGAAGTTCCGCTGCGAAGATGAAGTACGTTCGTCGCCATTTGTGCGCAACGGCACACTCTATATTGGTTGCTACGATACCAACCTCTATGCAATTGATACTAAGCGCGGGGAATTTCGCTGGAAGAAGCCAACCGAGGGCGGCATCTCATCAACTCCCACCGTTTGGGATGATATGGTGATTGTTGGCTCGGATGATGGCAATGTCTATGCCTTTGATACTCGTGCTGGCACGCAACGCTGGGTCTTTCGTACCGAAAAACCGGTGCGCTCATCGCCCCGCGTGCAAGATCGCTTGGTCTATTTTGGCTCCGACGATTACCACTTGTATGCGGTTGATGCCACCAATGGCCGCCAAATTTGGCGCTATCGCGGCTGGCAATGGATTCGCTCATCGCCCTGTTTGACGAGTAACATGGTGATTTTTGGCTCGGGCGATGGCAGTATTGTGGCACTTGATCTCTTCAAGGGTGGCATTCGTTGGAAGCAAAAACTCCAAGGTGGGATTGTTTCAAGCGCTACGGCCAACGATAAGATGGTGCTAGTTGGCTGTATGGATAATAATTTGCATGCCCTCGACCTTGAAGGTGGTTGGCCGATCTGGAAGTTCCGCACCAGCCACTACGTCAATTCATCGCCAATCATCATCGGTAATCGGGCTTTTGTTGGCGGGATTGACGGCAATATTTATGCTGTCGATCTCAAAAATGGCAAACAAGTTTGGCAATATAATACTGGAGCACAAATCGTTTCATCACCCGTTGCCGATTCAGGCCGAATCTATATTGGGGCGGCTGATGGCACGGTCTATTGTCTCGACGCTGGCTCGGGTACGCCAGTTTGGACCCATACCTGCGAAGGCCCAATCGTTTCTACCCCAGCGGTTGTCGAAGGGGTCGTTTATATCGGGTCGATGGATCACCAGGTCTATGCCTTACGTGCTTAG
- a CDS encoding ABC transporter substrate-binding protein, whose translation MVRKWRWKLALVSLLTTVLAACGGGSATQAPTTNPNRVTLTIESWRSDDQKVWTEQIIPLFEKSHPDIHVEFRPTAPTEYNAALNSKLEAGTAGDLITCRPFDVSLGLYTAGHLTALDDLQGIAHFSDVAKSAWQTDDGKTLFCLPMASVIHGFIYNKAIFNELGLTEPKTVDEFFAVLDKIKQDGRYTPLVMGTAEQWESATMGFQNIGPNYWFGENGRKALIDGSAKLSDAAYVSTLKDLARWGDYLPDGFEAVKYADAQMLFASGKGAIYPAGSWDISYFNQNAKFELGAFKAPVAKANDQCFISDHTDIGIGINAKTAHMAQARIFLEWMTGPEFAGEFSNALPGFFSLSDYPVSLKNPLAQTFVDWRKQCQSTIRNSYQILSRGEPNLENELWRISVGVIDGSFMPEDAAQDLQKGLDNWYKKP comes from the coding sequence ATGGTTCGCAAATGGCGTTGGAAACTCGCTTTGGTTAGCCTATTAACGACCGTTTTAGCCGCGTGTGGTGGCGGCAGCGCAACCCAAGCTCCTACCACCAATCCCAATCGGGTCACGCTGACGATTGAAAGCTGGCGCAGTGATGACCAAAAGGTCTGGACTGAGCAGATTATCCCGCTATTTGAAAAGAGCCATCCTGATATTCATGTGGAGTTTCGGCCCACCGCGCCCACCGAATACAATGCAGCGCTCAATAGCAAATTAGAAGCTGGCACAGCTGGCGATCTGATCACCTGTCGGCCTTTTGATGTTTCATTAGGTTTGTATACTGCTGGGCATTTGACTGCACTCGACGATTTACAAGGCATTGCCCATTTTAGCGATGTGGCCAAGAGCGCTTGGCAAACCGACGATGGCAAGACGCTCTTTTGCTTGCCGATGGCTTCGGTGATCCATGGCTTTATCTACAACAAAGCGATTTTTAACGAGCTGGGTTTGACTGAACCTAAAACCGTCGATGAGTTTTTCGCGGTGCTCGATAAAATTAAGCAAGATGGCCGCTATACGCCATTGGTGATGGGCACTGCCGAGCAATGGGAATCAGCAACCATGGGCTTCCAAAACATCGGGCCAAATTATTGGTTTGGTGAAAATGGCCGTAAAGCCTTGATCGATGGCAGCGCCAAATTATCCGATGCTGCTTATGTTTCGACCCTAAAGGATTTGGCACGCTGGGGCGATTATTTGCCCGATGGCTTTGAAGCGGTCAAATATGCCGATGCCCAGATGTTGTTTGCCTCAGGCAAAGGGGCAATCTACCCCGCTGGCTCCTGGGATATTAGCTACTTCAACCAAAATGCTAAATTCGAGCTTGGTGCATTCAAAGCTCCAGTTGCTAAAGCCAATGATCAATGTTTTATCAGCGACCATACCGATATTGGGATTGGGATTAACGCCAAGACTGCCCACATGGCTCAAGCCCGAATCTTCCTTGAGTGGATGACAGGGCCAGAATTTGCTGGTGAATTCAGCAATGCCTTGCCTGGTTTCTTCAGCCTCTCGGATTATCCGGTGAGCTTGAAGAATCCCTTGGCCCAGACCTTTGTTGATTGGCGCAAACAGTGTCAATCGACCATCCGTAATTCCTACCAAATTCTCTCACGTGGCGAGCCAAACCTCGAAAACGAACTCTGGCGGATCAGCGTTGGGGTGATTGATGGTTCGTTTATGCCTGAAGATGCGGCCCAAGATCTGCAAAAGGGCTTAGATAATTGGTACAAAAAGCCCTAG
- a CDS encoding YajQ family cyclic di-GMP-binding protein — protein MGRLFVAEFSFDVVSDFDRQELINAVDQTKRDVGTRYDLKDTNTDITLGEKDITIVTSSELALNAVRDLLETKALRRNLSIKMFDFGEPEEIGGMKIRQVITLRKGIADDIAKKIQKLIKAEVPKAQARIQGDSLRVSSKSKDELQAVMSLLRERGDDFPLPLQFNNYR, from the coding sequence ATGGGGAGGCTTTTTGTGGCTGAATTTAGTTTTGATGTTGTTTCAGATTTTGATCGCCAAGAATTAATCAATGCTGTTGATCAAACCAAACGTGATGTAGGTACGCGCTACGATTTGAAAGATACCAATACCGATATTACGCTTGGCGAGAAGGATATTACGATTGTTACCAGCAGCGAATTGGCATTAAATGCAGTTCGTGATTTGCTCGAAACCAAGGCTTTGCGGCGTAATCTCTCGATCAAAATGTTCGATTTTGGCGAGCCAGAGGAAATTGGCGGCATGAAGATTCGCCAAGTTATTACCTTGCGTAAAGGCATCGCCGATGATATTGCCAAGAAAATTCAAAAATTGATTAAGGCCGAGGTTCCCAAGGCTCAAGCTCGTATCCAAGGCGATTCGTTGCGGGTTTCATCGAAAAGCAAAGACGAATTACAAGCAGTGATGAGCTTGCTCCGCGAACGCGGCGACGATTTTCCATTGCCGTTACAATTCAATAATTATCGCTAA
- a CDS encoding DUF4115 domain-containing protein, with protein MTNAGQNRLGLRFREAREARGISLAQASSETRIIQRYLAALENGEYHHLPGDVYARGFIRNYAQYLNLPADELIDLYRIERGASTPIRIVPAAVPPRRNTIFLPSLWTVILVVLALVVIGYLTLNALGLTTLNSNEVAGGATSTSTIATPTLLPTPTAQPTNPDGSVPSPINPLATPTVTITPTQDVPVQVVLRIDGGSSWLQVLVDGQNTIEGIQNNGWTQTFSAQQTIQVKAGNAAVVEVIHNGKPPVRMGAPNQVVTTIYTPN; from the coding sequence ATGACAAACGCTGGACAAAACAGATTAGGCCTTCGATTTCGCGAAGCCCGTGAAGCCCGTGGCATTTCACTGGCTCAAGCTTCAAGTGAAACCCGAATTATCCAACGCTATTTGGCGGCCCTCGAAAATGGTGAATATCATCATCTGCCGGGCGATGTTTATGCCCGTGGTTTTATTCGCAATTATGCTCAATATTTGAATCTGCCCGCAGATGAGTTGATCGATCTGTATCGGATTGAGCGTGGTGCTTCAACCCCGATTCGGATTGTGCCAGCCGCAGTGCCGCCCCGTCGGAACACGATTTTTCTGCCCAGTCTTTGGACGGTAATTTTGGTGGTGCTGGCGTTGGTCGTCATTGGCTATCTGACGCTGAATGCGCTTGGGCTTACGACACTCAATAGTAATGAGGTCGCTGGCGGCGCAACCTCAACTTCAACGATTGCAACTCCAACCTTATTGCCAACCCCAACTGCTCAACCAACCAATCCCGATGGTTCTGTCCCATCGCCAATCAATCCATTGGCAACCCCAACGGTTACGATAACTCCAACTCAGGATGTGCCAGTCCAAGTTGTCTTGCGGATTGATGGCGGTTCGTCGTGGTTGCAAGTGTTGGTTGATGGCCAAAATACGATTGAAGGGATTCAAAATAACGGCTGGACGCAGACGTTCTCGGCGCAGCAAACGATTCAGGTTAAGGCTGGTAACGCTGCCGTGGTTGAGGTGATTCACAATGGCAAGCCGCCAGTCCGCATGGGTGCACCCAACCAAGTTGTGACCACCATCTATACGCCTAACTAA